In Alkalihalobacillus sp. TS-13, the following are encoded in one genomic region:
- a CDS encoding sugar ABC transporter substrate-binding protein, with protein sequence MKKFGYLLAFIMLAALIVGCRADEETGPVDEGEISGEITVWAHPFTGGTDEEKQMWEEVVASFEKEHDVDVNFEQIPWSNRDQKILTALAANNGPDVFYAIPDQMPQYADEGMLLELDPYLEDLDMEDFVDTALVSTQWQDKTYGLPILQEAYTFFYNKEIIEAIGEDPENLPTTWEEFEEWSKKAQEEGYYAMSYPGGGSMNGTIYPWIWQAGGDIITQNDEVLINSPESVEAFEFINNMYEDGRIPKDSITAMEHNALWDNGKIMAVLGSGITLSNLLNKDNIDFAIGEPLKNKEQVTYGTTGMFVVPSNSDNKAAAAEFVKTMTNTENQRKFNEVTQYIPTRESAKEIFDDQEYLSQLAGYTQYALPGVIHPIGRDIMPAIQAEVQTMMEGKKTPQEAADAAAEAIKAQLNN encoded by the coding sequence ATGAAAAAGTTTGGTTATTTGCTAGCGTTCATCATGTTAGCAGCCCTGATTGTAGGATGCAGGGCAGATGAGGAGACTGGTCCTGTTGATGAAGGAGAAATCTCCGGTGAAATAACTGTATGGGCTCATCCATTTACAGGTGGAACAGATGAGGAAAAACAAATGTGGGAAGAAGTTGTCGCTTCTTTTGAAAAAGAACATGATGTTGACGTTAATTTTGAACAGATTCCATGGAGTAACAGGGACCAAAAGATATTGACAGCACTGGCTGCCAATAATGGTCCGGATGTCTTCTATGCTATCCCGGATCAGATGCCACAATATGCGGATGAGGGCATGCTACTTGAATTAGATCCGTATTTGGAAGATTTGGATATGGAAGATTTCGTAGATACCGCTCTTGTTTCCACTCAATGGCAGGATAAAACTTACGGCCTTCCAATTTTACAAGAGGCATATACATTCTTCTATAACAAAGAAATAATCGAAGCGATTGGAGAAGATCCAGAAAACCTTCCAACCACTTGGGAAGAATTCGAAGAGTGGTCCAAGAAAGCTCAGGAAGAAGGATATTATGCGATGAGTTACCCTGGCGGCGGTTCGATGAATGGGACGATTTATCCGTGGATCTGGCAGGCTGGCGGAGATATCATCACTCAAAATGATGAAGTGCTTATCAATTCTCCAGAATCCGTAGAAGCATTTGAGTTCATCAATAATATGTATGAAGATGGCCGGATTCCTAAAGATTCGATTACTGCGATGGAACATAACGCACTATGGGATAACGGGAAAATAATGGCGGTGTTAGGGTCTGGTATTACCCTATCCAACCTATTGAACAAAGATAATATCGACTTTGCTATCGGGGAACCGCTTAAGAATAAAGAGCAAGTAACCTATGGGACAACTGGAATGTTCGTAGTTCCATCAAATAGTGACAACAAAGCAGCTGCTGCGGAGTTCGTCAAAACCATGACTAACACAGAAAATCAACGTAAATTCAACGAAGTGACACAGTACATTCCGACAAGAGAATCTGCAAAAGAAATCTTTGATGACCAAGAATATTTAAGCCAACTTGCTGGTTATACACAATACGCATTACCTGGTGTCATCCACCCGATTGGCCGCGACATCATGCCGGCTATCCAGGCTGAAGTCCAAACGATGATGGAAGGTAAAAAGACGCCGCAAGAGGCTGCGGATGCTGCAGCGGAAGCGATTAAAGCACAACTTAATAACTGA
- a CDS encoding YesL family protein, whose product MGGWEKFNKVAYWMLKAAYINLLWILFTCLGLVVFGLFPSTIAMFTVVQKWFKKKDIRIFQTYWRMFRKEFIKGNGFGLIFLSLGYFLYYDFLLLQANHGSLQYLYPILVFILFVYILTLLFFFTVYVHFQLSFFQYLKQAFLIAVVSPLETLLILAAIILMYIMITILPGIIPLFPGSILAFVTTWLSRRAFQKIKNKQVKQSTK is encoded by the coding sequence GTGGGTGGCTGGGAAAAATTCAATAAAGTTGCATATTGGATGCTTAAAGCGGCTTATATAAATCTATTATGGATTCTTTTTACGTGCTTAGGGTTGGTTGTATTCGGGCTCTTCCCTTCTACTATTGCCATGTTCACAGTGGTTCAAAAGTGGTTCAAGAAAAAGGACATTCGCATCTTTCAAACATACTGGCGCATGTTTCGTAAAGAATTTATCAAAGGGAACGGTTTCGGACTGATCTTTTTGTCCCTTGGTTATTTTCTCTATTATGACTTCCTGTTGTTACAGGCAAACCATGGGAGTCTGCAATATCTGTATCCTATACTTGTATTTATACTTTTTGTTTATATACTCACTCTATTATTCTTCTTTACTGTGTACGTCCATTTCCAACTATCGTTCTTTCAATATTTAAAACAAGCGTTCCTGATTGCAGTAGTCTCACCACTAGAGACATTACTGATCTTGGCAGCTATCATACTTATGTATATCATGATTACAATCCTACCAGGCATTATCCCGTTATTCCCAGGTAGTATACTTGCGTTTGTGACAACCTGGCTAAGCAGACGGGCTTTTCAGAAAATCAAAAACAAGCAAGTAAAACAAAGTACAAAATAA
- a CDS encoding zinc-binding alcohol dehydrogenase yields the protein MKQIIAANQQVEISEVPAPEIKDNNILVKTMHSAISPGTEGSIIASSMGKKVPLGYSAMGMVDACGSGIDDVEKGDLVACYGAPYVHHAEKMLVPKTLYAKVPENVKPQEAALAGIGAIGIHALRIAKLEFGETVVIAGLGLLGQMIANIGDTAAYNVIAYDISEQRVDMLAQVTTIHAFSEIEAMEKKIESLTYGNGVDAVLLCAGGKRSPLTEQSLQWIRNKGKVVIVGDIEPDFPRTPMFIKEAQIFISRAGGPGRYDKTYESEAIDYPYGFVRWTEGRNIAEYLRLVSEKRIDVQPFITDEVGLDNAAAAYEALFNDKSAGLTKIINF from the coding sequence ATGAAACAAATCATTGCAGCCAATCAACAAGTTGAAATTTCGGAAGTTCCAGCACCAGAGATTAAAGACAATAATATTCTTGTAAAAACGATGCACTCCGCCATCTCTCCCGGCACTGAAGGAAGCATTATTGCAAGCAGCATGGGGAAAAAGGTGCCTCTCGGATACAGTGCTATGGGAATGGTTGATGCATGCGGGAGCGGCATTGATGATGTGGAAAAGGGTGATCTCGTTGCTTGTTATGGGGCACCATATGTCCACCATGCAGAAAAAATGCTTGTTCCTAAAACGTTATACGCCAAGGTTCCGGAAAACGTAAAACCCCAGGAAGCAGCCCTGGCTGGGATTGGCGCAATTGGGATCCATGCACTGCGAATTGCAAAACTTGAGTTTGGAGAAACCGTGGTAATTGCCGGTCTTGGCTTGCTCGGACAAATGATAGCTAATATTGGCGATACAGCTGCATACAATGTCATCGCTTATGATATTTCTGAGCAACGGGTCGATATGCTCGCTCAGGTAACAACCATCCATGCTTTTTCTGAAATAGAAGCGATGGAAAAGAAAATTGAAAGTCTTACATATGGAAATGGGGTAGATGCTGTACTGCTTTGTGCGGGTGGAAAACGGTCGCCGCTTACGGAACAAAGCCTGCAATGGATCAGGAATAAAGGGAAGGTAGTCATTGTGGGAGATATCGAGCCTGATTTCCCGAGAACGCCGATGTTTATTAAGGAAGCGCAGATTTTTATATCAAGGGCTGGCGGACCGGGGAGATACGATAAGACCTACGAATCCGAGGCTATTGATTATCCTTATGGTTTCGTTCGCTGGACAGAAGGCAGGAATATTGCAGAGTATTTAAGACTTGTCAGTGAAAAGAGGATAGATGTCCAGCCATTCATTACGGATGAAGTAGGGTTGGATAATGCTGCAGCTGCCTATGAAGCATTATTCAATGATAAATCGGCTGGATTGACGAAAATTATTAACTTCTAA
- a CDS encoding dihydrodipicolinate synthase family protein — protein sequence MIKPEIKKRLHKGTVIPAHPLALTSAKQLDEVGQRALTRYYLDAGVGGIGVGVHTTQFEIRDPEINLFEKVLAMAMEEITKADKKDTIIKVAGICGPVSQAIKEAGLAKKLGYDLGLLSMGGLNDLTEEKLIERTEKVAEVIPVFGFYLQPAVGGRTLSYDFWKRFTDIPNVHAIKIAPFDRYLTFDVIRAVVSSKRNNEIALYTGNDDNIVNDLLTVFKINTKEGVIEKSFAGGLLGHWAVWTKRAVELFDEIKTVKSKGAIPSELLTIGQEVTDSNAAFFDVHNQFKGSIAGINEVLARQGILKGNWCINEEERLSPGQSAEIDRIYAQYPHLNDDQFVQANLEKWQKN from the coding sequence ATGATCAAACCGGAAATAAAAAAGAGATTACACAAAGGAACAGTCATTCCAGCTCACCCGTTAGCATTAACAAGTGCTAAACAACTTGATGAAGTAGGTCAACGTGCTCTGACTCGTTATTATTTAGACGCAGGTGTAGGTGGTATAGGGGTGGGAGTCCATACTACTCAGTTTGAAATCCGTGACCCTGAAATTAACTTGTTTGAAAAAGTGTTGGCCATGGCTATGGAGGAAATCACCAAGGCGGATAAAAAAGATACCATTATAAAGGTGGCTGGTATCTGCGGACCCGTTTCTCAAGCAATTAAAGAAGCGGGATTAGCGAAAAAACTGGGGTATGATCTGGGGTTACTAAGCATGGGCGGGCTGAATGATTTAACTGAAGAGAAGCTGATTGAACGGACGGAAAAAGTGGCTGAAGTAATTCCAGTATTCGGATTTTATTTGCAGCCAGCTGTCGGAGGTAGGACATTGTCATATGATTTCTGGAAACGGTTTACCGACATCCCTAACGTCCATGCGATAAAAATCGCACCATTCGACCGTTATCTTACTTTTGACGTAATAAGAGCTGTTGTATCCTCCAAACGTAACAATGAAATCGCATTATACACAGGCAATGATGACAATATTGTCAATGACCTCCTGACTGTTTTCAAAATAAATACAAAAGAAGGAGTGATCGAAAAGAGTTTTGCCGGGGGCCTTCTCGGCCATTGGGCGGTTTGGACGAAACGTGCGGTAGAATTGTTTGACGAAATAAAGACCGTGAAAAGTAAAGGTGCTATTCCAAGCGAACTACTGACTATCGGGCAAGAGGTAACTGATTCCAATGCAGCTTTTTTTGACGTTCATAACCAATTTAAAGGCAGCATAGCAGGCATCAATGAAGTGCTTGCCCGCCAGGGAATTTTGAAGGGAAACTGGTGTATTAATGAAGAAGAGCGACTTAGTCCGGGGCAATCGGCTGAAATTGACCGTATTTACGCCCAGTATCCTCATTTAAATGATGATCAATTTGTACAAGCGAACCTGGAGAAGTGGCAGAAAAACTAA
- a CDS encoding sugar phosphate isomerase/epimerase: protein MKISVSMYSLASTLKKENWSVIDFIKYADQIALDGVELLDIYWKNKENKEEEMQEVVEALNKYNLQVSAYDVTNNFIKEAVADRAQEAEKVKDGIRTAKKLGSNIVRVFCGDLRGDLTYEEGQAWIVEGLKECAELAEQEKVYLAIENHGLLAGKSRQVEDIIRNVNSSYVKSTFDTGNFLLVHEKPTSAFDRLKNDIINVHFKDFREKLPDETLKGFKSLEGVELIGTVPGDGEVDLFYIVNGLKEVGYKGWLSIEYEGFDDAKEANEEAVNRLKQLLR from the coding sequence ATGAAAATCAGTGTCAGTATGTACAGTTTGGCTTCAACGTTGAAAAAAGAAAATTGGTCTGTGATAGATTTTATAAAATATGCTGATCAAATCGCTTTAGATGGTGTTGAACTGCTTGATATCTATTGGAAAAATAAAGAAAACAAAGAAGAAGAAATGCAGGAAGTAGTAGAAGCATTGAATAAGTACAATCTACAAGTCTCTGCTTATGATGTGACCAATAATTTTATAAAAGAGGCTGTTGCGGACCGGGCTCAAGAAGCAGAAAAAGTAAAGGATGGCATCCGTACCGCCAAGAAGCTCGGTAGCAATATTGTCCGAGTTTTTTGTGGTGATTTACGTGGTGATTTGACATATGAGGAGGGCCAGGCATGGATTGTGGAAGGACTGAAAGAATGTGCAGAACTTGCGGAGCAGGAAAAGGTATATTTGGCGATTGAAAATCATGGGCTTCTTGCAGGTAAAAGCCGACAAGTCGAAGACATCATTCGAAATGTGAACAGTTCATATGTCAAATCGACATTTGATACTGGAAACTTCCTGCTTGTCCATGAAAAGCCAACTTCCGCTTTCGACCGATTGAAAAATGATATCATCAATGTGCATTTCAAAGACTTTCGTGAAAAACTGCCGGATGAAACCCTTAAAGGCTTTAAGTCATTAGAAGGAGTAGAACTGATTGGTACTGTGCCTGGGGACGGTGAAGTAGACCTTTTCTACATCGTCAATGGTCTGAAAGAAGTAGGCTACAAGGGCTGGCTGTCCATCGAGTATGAAGGTTTCGATGATGCTAAAGAAGCGAACGAAGAAGCCGTGAACCGTTTGAAGCAATTACTGAGATAG
- a CDS encoding carbohydrate ABC transporter permease, producing MLQRLKREWDRNAIVYIFLVPALIHFLIFQIFPFGFSFVLTFMDWKVIGTPEFVGLKHWAAFLNDKLAWKAIWNTVLFSIYYIVPTMAMGLILALIINSGVRFKKVFKGLFFLPVVTSFVIIAGLWGWLFSGTESGMVNYFLSFFGIDPQLFLSDSGQALMVLAGLSIFKVSGSTMIYYFAGLQSIPKQLYEAARIDGASKMRIFWTITFPLLKPIHFYVAIITTIGSFQIFDSTFLLTGGGPNYSTTTIVYYLYEQGFTSLNLSYAAVLSYVLFFIILTVSLIQRKYLGKESSIY from the coding sequence ATGCTGCAGCGTTTAAAAAGAGAATGGGATCGTAATGCGATTGTCTACATTTTCTTGGTACCTGCCCTTATCCACTTTTTGATATTTCAAATCTTTCCTTTTGGTTTCAGTTTTGTCCTGACATTCATGGATTGGAAGGTTATTGGGACTCCTGAATTTGTTGGTCTTAAGCATTGGGCGGCGTTTTTGAACGATAAGCTGGCATGGAAAGCAATCTGGAATACCGTGTTATTTTCCATCTATTATATTGTTCCAACAATGGCAATGGGTTTGATTCTAGCTTTGATCATCAATAGCGGCGTTAGATTCAAGAAGGTTTTTAAAGGATTATTCTTTCTACCCGTTGTAACCTCGTTTGTCATTATCGCAGGGTTGTGGGGATGGTTGTTCAGTGGTACTGAATCAGGCATGGTCAACTATTTTTTGAGCTTCTTCGGCATTGATCCCCAGTTGTTTCTTTCTGATTCAGGCCAGGCATTGATGGTGCTTGCTGGATTGAGTATCTTCAAAGTCAGTGGTAGTACGATGATCTATTATTTCGCTGGTCTCCAGTCAATACCCAAACAGCTATATGAAGCTGCACGGATTGACGGAGCATCTAAGATGAGAATCTTTTGGACGATTACATTTCCATTGTTAAAACCAATCCATTTTTATGTGGCAATCATAACAACCATTGGATCTTTTCAAATTTTCGATTCTACCTTCCTACTTACAGGTGGAGGACCGAATTATTCCACAACGACAATTGTCTACTATTTATATGAGCAAGGTTTTACAAGCCTTAATCTAAGTTATGCTGCTGTATTGTCCTATGTATTGTTCTTTATCATCCTGACTGTTTCTTTGATCCAAAGGAAGTATCTGGGCAAAGAATCATCCATCTATTGA
- a CDS encoding Gfo/Idh/MocA family protein: MKNLKIGMIGLDTSHAITFTRLLNDPAMKHHVRGGRVEVAYPGGSPDFTLSMTRVEIYTEELQAAYDMKIVTSVEEVAEQSDAILLESVDGRIHFEQLRKLAPYGKPVFVDKPFCLSTNEALEMVQIAESFNMPIMSTSALRFSGNLQEALATDDKGDIVGADCFGPIEFQEKQPGYFWYGIHCVEMLYTILGKGVSSVESIANTHHDLLVGKWKDGRIGTVRGNRKGNYQFGAAIHFEKGTTAVDASNNDKPFYASLLEEVIGFFHDGMSRVPLGETVEIIRFVEAANESRLKNIGVLLEDQELKFH, encoded by the coding sequence ATGAAAAATTTAAAGATTGGCATGATAGGGCTTGATACCTCTCATGCCATTACGTTTACCAGGTTATTGAATGACCCCGCAATGAAACATCACGTTCGAGGTGGAAGGGTGGAGGTGGCTTATCCTGGTGGATCTCCAGATTTTACATTAAGTATGACGCGGGTGGAGATATATACGGAGGAGCTTCAAGCTGCCTATGACATGAAAATAGTCACTTCAGTTGAAGAAGTCGCGGAACAAAGCGATGCGATTCTGCTGGAATCGGTGGATGGGCGTATCCATTTCGAACAGCTTCGTAAACTGGCACCCTATGGGAAGCCGGTTTTTGTCGATAAGCCATTCTGTCTAAGTACAAACGAGGCTTTAGAAATGGTACAGATAGCTGAATCATTTAATATGCCTATTATGAGCACCTCTGCCCTACGTTTTTCTGGGAATCTCCAGGAAGCACTTGCTACCGATGACAAAGGAGATATCGTTGGTGCGGACTGCTTTGGACCGATCGAGTTCCAGGAAAAGCAACCGGGTTATTTTTGGTATGGCATTCATTGCGTAGAAATGCTGTATACCATTCTTGGGAAGGGAGTATCCTCTGTGGAATCGATAGCCAATACTCATCATGATTTGCTGGTAGGAAAATGGAAGGATGGACGGATCGGGACAGTGAGAGGAAACCGGAAAGGGAATTACCAATTTGGGGCTGCCATTCATTTTGAAAAAGGGACCACAGCCGTAGATGCGAGTAATAATGACAAGCCGTTCTATGCCAGTTTACTTGAGGAAGTTATAGGATTTTTTCATGACGGTATGTCCCGTGTGCCACTTGGTGAAACAGTGGAAATCATTAGGTTCGTAGAGGCTGCTAATGAAAGCAGATTGAAAAATATAGGTGTTTTGCTGGAGGATCAAGAGTTGAAATTTCACTGA
- a CDS encoding carbohydrate ABC transporter permease — MTYLLKKIVMYTALILLTFTFLMPFVIMIMGSFKEVQYAQVDPLFWIPDEISLNNYVHIFRDGIFMRWIFNSIVITIIPVASQMLLCAVLGYVFAKKQFPGREIIFWIFMAVIMIPQQLLIIPKYIMFADFGWINTYWSLIVPELWGIMGVFLVRQFLQNIPNDLEEAAYMDGANDIQIFFKVILPLSIPVVATVGTFSFISNWNDLFQPLIYMTKEEMFPVTVGLASLLGKEGNFGIEMAGSTISFLPTFLIFLFFQRYFTEGIQMSGLK, encoded by the coding sequence ATGACATATTTGCTGAAAAAAATTGTCATGTATACCGCTTTGATCTTACTTACATTCACTTTCTTAATGCCGTTCGTTATCATGATTATGGGTTCGTTCAAGGAAGTCCAGTACGCACAGGTAGATCCTTTGTTCTGGATCCCGGACGAAATCAGTTTGAACAATTACGTGCATATATTTAGAGATGGCATTTTTATGCGCTGGATATTCAACTCGATCGTGATAACTATCATTCCAGTCGCAAGTCAGATGTTGTTATGCGCTGTGTTAGGTTACGTGTTTGCTAAAAAGCAATTCCCAGGCCGTGAAATCATTTTTTGGATATTCATGGCCGTCATCATGATTCCACAGCAGCTCTTGATCATCCCGAAATATATCATGTTTGCTGATTTCGGCTGGATCAACACATACTGGTCATTAATCGTTCCAGAATTATGGGGAATCATGGGTGTCTTTCTAGTCAGACAGTTTTTGCAGAATATCCCTAATGATCTTGAAGAGGCAGCATACATGGATGGAGCGAATGACATTCAGATATTCTTCAAAGTCATTTTACCGCTGTCAATACCGGTTGTAGCTACTGTTGGTACCTTTTCGTTCATTTCCAACTGGAATGATTTATTCCAGCCGTTGATTTATATGACAAAGGAAGAAATGTTCCCAGTTACGGTAGGATTGGCGTCATTGCTTGGTAAGGAAGGGAACTTCGGAATTGAGATGGCTGGATCAACGATTTCTTTCCTCCCTACATTTCTGATATTTTTGTTCTTCCAGCGCTATTTCACGGAAGGAATCCAAATGTCCGGTTTGAAATAA
- a CDS encoding Gfo/Idh/MocA family protein: MLKVGVIGVGSISQYHIEPYQAKDNVEIVAFCDLNEVRLKEKGEKYQVTRLYTDYKELLENQDIDAVSICTWNNTHAEIAVAALEAGKHVLVEKPLSMTVEQALAVKEAQERTGKIVQVGFVRRHGDNAKLLKTFIDQGLLGDIYYAKTSCLRRLGNPGGWFSDISKSGGGPLIDLGVHMIDICWYMMGKPRAVSVSGNTYNKLGNRSHIENLSFYKAADYDPTLNDVEDLTNAMVRFENGASLFVDVSFTLQARKNEVSVKLFGDKGGAEIEPEFALVTEKNNTILNITPQLDSLTFDFEKAFHNEVDHFVGCCLEGEENIAPVTDGVEVMKILNAVYESAKTKKEVYL; this comes from the coding sequence ATGTTAAAGGTAGGAGTAATCGGAGTTGGGTCCATATCCCAATATCATATTGAACCATACCAGGCCAAGGATAATGTTGAAATCGTGGCATTTTGCGACTTGAATGAAGTACGCCTTAAAGAAAAAGGAGAGAAATATCAGGTTACCCGATTGTATACCGATTATAAGGAGCTACTTGAGAATCAAGATATTGATGCAGTCAGCATCTGTACGTGGAATAATACCCATGCAGAAATAGCTGTTGCAGCTCTTGAAGCAGGTAAACATGTTCTGGTTGAAAAACCGCTAAGTATGACGGTAGAACAGGCCTTGGCTGTCAAGGAGGCTCAAGAACGGACAGGGAAAATAGTTCAGGTCGGGTTTGTAAGAAGACATGGGGATAATGCGAAACTGTTAAAAACCTTCATCGACCAAGGTCTTCTGGGCGACATTTATTACGCCAAAACATCCTGTCTGCGCAGGTTAGGCAATCCGGGTGGCTGGTTCAGTGATATCTCTAAATCAGGCGGGGGCCCTTTGATCGACTTAGGAGTCCATATGATAGACATTTGCTGGTATATGATGGGCAAGCCTCGTGCGGTTTCTGTCAGTGGAAATACGTACAATAAACTTGGCAACCGCAGCCATATTGAAAATCTATCATTCTATAAAGCAGCTGATTACGATCCGACCTTGAATGATGTAGAAGATTTAACAAATGCGATGGTCCGTTTTGAAAACGGTGCTTCTTTATTTGTAGATGTAAGCTTTACACTTCAAGCGAGGAAAAATGAAGTATCTGTAAAGCTGTTTGGTGATAAGGGAGGAGCCGAGATCGAGCCGGAATTCGCTTTAGTTACGGAAAAGAATAATACAATCTTGAATATTACTCCCCAGCTTGATAGTTTGACGTTCGATTTTGAAAAGGCTTTCCATAACGAGGTCGACCATTTTGTCGGCTGCTGTCTGGAAGGAGAAGAAAACATCGCCCCAGTAACCGATGGTGTTGAAGTGATGAAAATATTGAATGCTGTGTACGAATCGGCAAAAACCAAAAAAGAAGTTTATCTCTAG
- a CDS encoding NAD(P)-dependent oxidoreductase, protein MKTITELEEFMTRPSDALKKDLTQLDGDLMILGVGGKMGPTMAKMVKRAVDEATIPKRVIGVSRFSSGQLKKELNDSGIETIAADLLDDQAMHALPDVKNIIYMAGNKFGTVGNEHFTWAMNAYLPGRVAEKFKNSRIVAFSTGNVYPLTSISSTNCSEDTPVNPIGEYAQSCLGRERILTYFSYKNKTPMLMFRLNYAIDLRYGVLLEIAKQVYDGKTIDLTMGNVNVIWQGDANEYAVRSLLHCDSPPKVLNVTGPETLSVRWLAEEFAKRFDETPIFRSEEDTKALLNNASKAHRLFGYPKVSVQEMIDMITEWVKSEGSTFNKPTHFQEREGAF, encoded by the coding sequence ATGAAAACGATTACAGAGTTAGAGGAATTTATGACAAGACCATCGGATGCTCTCAAGAAGGATCTTACCCAATTGGATGGGGATTTGATGATTCTGGGTGTAGGAGGAAAAATGGGGCCGACAATGGCGAAAATGGTAAAACGGGCCGTAGATGAGGCAACCATTCCGAAACGTGTTATTGGCGTTTCTCGCTTTTCATCTGGTCAATTAAAAAAAGAACTGAACGATTCCGGAATCGAAACGATTGCCGCTGATTTACTGGATGATCAGGCAATGCATGCTTTACCCGATGTAAAAAACATCATTTATATGGCAGGTAATAAGTTTGGGACTGTGGGAAATGAACATTTCACATGGGCCATGAACGCCTATTTACCTGGAAGAGTAGCAGAAAAATTCAAGAATTCCCGTATTGTTGCCTTTTCTACAGGGAATGTCTACCCGCTTACCAGTATTTCCAGCACTAATTGTTCTGAGGATACGCCCGTGAATCCTATAGGTGAGTATGCCCAGTCTTGCTTAGGCAGAGAGCGAATTTTAACCTATTTCTCATATAAAAACAAGACTCCGATGTTGATGTTCCGGTTGAATTATGCAATTGATCTCCGTTATGGCGTTTTGCTCGAAATTGCTAAGCAGGTATACGATGGGAAGACCATTGATTTAACCATGGGAAATGTAAATGTAATCTGGCAGGGAGATGCCAACGAATACGCTGTGAGGTCATTACTGCACTGTGATTCTCCACCTAAGGTCCTTAATGTTACCGGACCGGAAACGTTATCGGTACGCTGGCTTGCTGAAGAATTTGCTAAACGATTTGATGAGACGCCGATTTTCAGAAGTGAGGAAGATACTAAAGCATTGTTGAATAATGCCTCTAAAGCGCACCGATTGTTCGGCTATCCCAAAGTGTCTGTCCAAGAGATGATCGATATGATTACGGAATGGGTAAAGAGCGAAGGGTCTACCTTTAATAAGCCGACCCACTTCCAAGAACGTGAAGGAGCATTTTAA